A segment of the bacterium genome:
GCGCCGCGGCAGGTCGCCGTGCTCTTGGCGTCCGCCGGACAGGCGTTGCCGACGCCATCGCACATCTCCGCCACGTCGCACGCCCCGGCCGAGGCGCGGCACTGCGCCGTGCTCTTGGCATCCGCCGGACAGTTGTTGTTGACGCCGTCGCAGAATTCCGCGAGGTCGCAGACGCCAGCCGACGCGCGGCATTGGGACGTCTTCTTGATGTCCGCCGGGCAGTCGTTGTTGACGCCGTCGCAGGTCTCGGCGACGTCGCAGAGGCCGCCGGCGGCCCGGCACTCGGCCGTGCTCTTGGCGTCCGCCGGGCAGTTCTTGCCGACGCCGTCGCAAACCTCGGTCGTGTCGCACACGCCCACCGAGGCGCGGCAGGTGGTGCCATTCGGCAGCACGTCGTCGGCGGGGCAGGCGTTGTTGACGCCGTCGCAGACTTCGACGACGTCGCAGACCCCGCCCGAAGCGCGGCACTGCGCCGTGCTCTTGGCATCGTTCGGACAGTCGTTGTTCGACCCGTCGCAGAACTCCGCCACGTCGCAGATCCCGCCCGAGGCGCGGCACTCGGCCGTGCTCTTGCCGTCAGCCGGACAGTTGTTGTTCGATCCGTCGCAGAACTCCGCCACGTCGCACACCCCGGCCGACGCCCGGCACTGCGCCGTGCTCTTGCCGTCCGCCGGACAGTCGTTGCCGACGCCGTCGCACACGTCGGCGAGGTCGCAGGCGCCAGCCGCGGCACGGCAGGTCGAGGTGCTCTTGGCATCCGCCGGGCAGTCGTTGTTGGCGCCGTCGCACACCTCCACCACGTCGCAGACGCCGGCCGAGCCGCGGCACTGCGCCGTGCTCTTCGCGTCGTTCGGACAGTCGTTGTTGGAGCCGTCGCAGAACTCCGCCACGTCACAGACGCCGCCAGAGGCGCGGCACTGCGCCGTGCTCTTGCCGTCCGCCGGACAGTTGTTGTTCGATCCGTCGCAGAACTCCGCCACGTCGCAGACGCCCGCCGAGGCGCGGCACTGCGCCGTGCTCTTGCCGTCCGCCGGACAGTTGTTGTTCGATCCGTCGCAGAATTCCGCCACGTCGCAGACGCCGCCCGAGGCGCGGCACTCGGCCGTGCTCTTGGCGTCGGCCGGGCAGTTGTCGCCGACGCCGTCGCAGACCTCGGCGAGGTCGCAGACGCCGCCGGCAGCGCGGCAGGTCGCCGTGCTCTTGAGGTCGGTCGGACAGTCATTGCCGACCCCGTCGCAGCTCTCCGCCAGATCGCAGGCGCCGGCCGAGGCCCGGCACACCGCCGTGCTCTTGCCGTCCGCCGGACAGTTGTTGCTCGACCCGTCGCAGAACTCCGCCACGTCGCACACCCCGGCCGACGCCCGGCACTGCGCCGTGCTCTTGCCGTCCGTCGGGCAGGTCGGGCTCGACCCCGTGCAGGTCTCCGCCACGTCGCAGATCCCGCCCGACGCCCGGCACTCGGTGCCGGCGCTCACGAAGGCGTCCGTCGGGCAGTTGTTGTTCGACCCGTCGCAGAACTCCGCGATGTCGCACACCCCGCCCGAGGCCCGGCACTGCGCCGTGCTCTTCGCATCGTTCGGGCAGTTGTTGTTCGACCCGTCGCAGAACTCCGCCAAGTCGCACACCCCGCCCGAGGCCCGGCACTGCGCCGTGCTCTTCCCATCGTTCGGGCAGTCGTTGTTCGACCCGTCGCAGAACTCCGCCACGTCGCAGACGCCCGCCGAGCCGCGGCACAGCGCCGTGCTCTTCGCGTCCGCCGGGCAGTTGTTGTTGCTGCCGTCGCAGAACTCCGCCACGTCGCAGACGCCGGCCGAGCCGCGGCACAGCGCCGTGCTCTTGGCGTCCGCCGGGCAGGTCGCGCTCGACCCCGTGCAGGTGTCCGCGATGTCACACACCCCCGCCGCCGTGCGGCAGACCTGGCCCGAGACGCGGTACTGGCAGCTCGCCGTGCAGCACGACGTCGCGCTGCCGTTGTCGACGCCCAGATCGCACTGCTCGATCGACGTGTCGACCACCCCGTCGCCGCAGTCCGAGTAGTAGAACGCCACGTCCACCCGGCTGATGTCGCCGTTGGTGCCGGCGCTGGCGTGCGCCGGGTCGTACACCGCCGGACACGCCTGCCCCGAGCCGATGCCCGTCGCATTGGCCAGAACGTCCACATCGAAGGTGAAGCTCGAACCGCTGTCCAACCGGAACAGCCGCTGAATGTCGCCGTTGGTGCCGCTGTCCGCCGGATTGCCTCCGGTGGCCACGATCGTCGCCGAGCCGCCGCCGATCAGCGTCACGTTCAGCGTGTTGGTCACGCTCGGCGCCCCCAGCCCCGACAGCGAGGTCACCGACGTCGTCCCCGTGTACGTGATCGTGCTCCCCGACGTCGTCGAGTACGTGAACCGGTTCGCCGCCGCCGGCGCCGCCCCGGTCATCGTGTTCCCGTTCACCGACTGGTCCACCCGCAACCCGAAGTACACCCGCGAATGGACGCCGAGGTTCACCCCCGTACAGGTCACCGTCGCGCCCGTGCCGCGGCTCGGAACGTTCACCACCGTGCAAGTGCCGCCGCCGGGCAGCGTGTAGACCGGTCCACCGGTCAGCACCACCGCCGTCGCCGGCCGGGCCACCACCATGGCCGCCACCGCCATCGCGGCGCTCCACCCGAGGAGGATCGCTTGCCTACACACCGAGCGCGCTCCCATGTCGCCTCCTCACCACGACCCGTGCGAGCCGTGACTGCCGTGTGATCCGTGACTGCCGTGCGAACCGTGGCTGCCGTGGCTGCCATGGCTGCCGTGACTGCCGTGCGAGCCGTGGCTGCCGTGCGACCCATGACTGCCGTGGCTGCCGTGCGAGGCGTGCGACATGTGCTGCGCCAGCAGCAGCTTCTCGTTGTGCGGCTCCTGCCGCACCGCCGCCGCCGCCTCCCCGGCGTCCACCGCCGTCACCGGCTTGACCGCCTGCCGCGCCTCCTCCTGACTGAGAAAGTCCAGCGGCGTCTTCCGCAACGCGGGTAGCCCGTTCTTCTTCTCGCTCATCGCTCGCCTCTCCCCTCGCTCGCTCGCCGCCGCGCCCTCAGCGCAACTGCGCGCTGGCGCCAAACCGTTCCAGGCGCTCCGCGTGCGCCAGCAATCCCACCGCGGCCACGTCCGCCGCCGCTTCGTTGCGCGCCACCGCGTGCGCCACCGTCGCCACCGCCTGCGCCAAACTCTCCTCGGTCGGCTCCTCGCCGGCGCCGCCGTTCATCACCACCAGGTCCACCGCCCCGGTGTGCACCAGCCCCACCGGCGCGCCGCCGTTGCGGCACAGGTGGATCCGCCGCGTCCGCCCGCTGGCGTGCGCCAGCGTCAGCACGCTCGCTCCCGCCTGCACCGGCCCCAGCTCCGCCACCTGCCAGCCCTCGCCCACCGCCGCGCCCGCCGTCAGCGGCGCCAGCAGCCCCCACGGCGCCGCCGCCGTCGGTCCCGTGCCCGCCACCGCGGCCGCCGCGCTCGGCGCCGGCGCTGGCGCCGTGCGCCAGCGCGTCCGGCCGGGCCGCGCGCCCGCGGTCGGCGCGCCGCTCGCCGGCTCCGCCACCGCGCGCCCCTGCGCCCGGCTCCCCATGGTCGTTACCGCGCCGGCCACGGCCGCTCCCGCGGCCAGCCTGCCGACGAACGCGCGCCGCGACAGCATGCTCTCCCCCCTGAAAATGATGACCTTGGTCCCCGTTGCCGGCGCTACCACGGCGACAGACGGATAGTAAATAAGAAATCGACGGAGGCGCGGAAAAACTGCACGCCGCGGAGCGACCCTCCGACGGAACCGCCGCCCCTCGGCGCCGCGGGCGGACGAGCGCGACGCGGCGGCGCTGCGCCCGCATCGCGCGCCGCCGACGAGACCGGCGCGCCGTCGACGCGCGGCGCCGTCGACGGCGCCGAAAATAAGGTGGCGTCTCGATTTCTGCTGTGGTACCCGGGTCTTCGGGATCCGGGGGGCGGCGAGCGACTGCGACAGCCGGGCGGACATCGGCGCCGGCCGTTCGGGGCTTCGCCGACGGGACAGAATCCGCAAACGACCAGAATCGACTGACGCGCGTGCGACGAACGTCTGTGACTTGCCAATTCCTGAGGCGCGGCCGGCTGCTATCTGATGCGTAGGCCCGACGAGAGCCCGCTCCGCGCGCGCGCCGCCGGGCGCACACCGCGCATCGATCTCCTGCTGGCGCTCATCCGCCGCGAGGGCACGCTGCCCTGGCGCGTCGATCGTGCCGTCGATGAGCGACCCGCCAGCGAGGTGCTCGCCGCGGCGCAGGCGAGCAGCGCGCAGCCGGGCACGCTGGTGTTGCTGGGCGGCGATCCTCTCGGACGCGCGGACATCTGGGAGCTGCTGGCCGCGACGGCGGCGCTGCGCGCCGATGGCGTCGACCTCTGGACCTCCGGCCAGTCCCTCTCCGCGGCGACGGTGCCGCGCCTGCGCGCCGCCGGCGTACGCCGCGTCCACATCCCCTTCCACTGCGCGCGCCAGGACGCGCACGACTGGCTGGTCGGCCAGGCGAGCGCGTTGAAGGCCGCGCACCGCGCCATCCGGGCCTGCGTCGAGGGCGAGCTGCCGGTGGTCGCCGAGGTCGTGCTGACGCGGCCGACCGCGGCCCACCTCGCCGAGACCATCGAGGTGCTGGCGCGCCTCGGCGTGCGCGCGGTGAGCGTCCGCCGCCTGACCCAGGCCGACGCGCCCGGGCCGCAGTTCGTCACCCTGTCGCCGCGCCTGGCCCTGCTCGAGCCCTCCCTCGAGCACGCCGCCGCCGTCGCCCTGGAGCGGCGCGTGCGGCTGGTTCTGCGCGAGCTGCCGCTCTGCGCCGCGCCGCGCCTGCGCCCGCTGCTGGCGCCGCCGGGCAGCGAGCGGTGGATCGGCGCCGACGACACGCCCGCGGCGCCCGCCGCCGGCGCGCCCGGCTGTCCGAGCTGTCCCGGCGCCCCGTACTGCGCCGGCGCGCCGCTCGACTACACGCAGCGCTTCGGATGGGAGGAATTCCTCGGCCGCGATGACACGGCGGCGCGCATCGCCGAGAGCGTCGCGGCGCAGCGCGCGGGCGCGCCCTCGCCGCCGATGGTGTTCGACTGGGAAGCGCCGGCGCGCCTCGCCTGCGCGAGCTGCGGCGATGCGCCGGCCGGCGCCGGGGCGGCGCCCGAGTCGACGCGCGCCGTGCGCGCCCGCATGGTGGCCGCCGCCCGGCATCGTCCGACCGCGCTGCGGGTGGTCGGCGCCGACGTGCTGGCGCATCCCGAGGCGGCGAAGCTGCTCTACGACGCGGTGCGGCTGTTCCCGCGCGTCGAGGTGGCGGGCGAGGCGAGCGCGGTCGCGGAATGGAGCGACGTCGACCTCCGCCGGCTGCGCGACGTGCAGCGCTTCGACGTCGCGCTCTACGGCCCCGATGCGGCCGCGCACGACGCCCACTGCGGCATCGCCGGCGGCTTCGCCGCCACCATCCGCGCCGCGCAGCGCTTGCGCGCCAAGGCCAACCTGCGGGTCGGCGCCTACGCCATCCTGCACGACGCGAGCCCCGTCGCGGCCTACGCCGCCGCCTGGGCGGACGGGCAGTTGCCGGGCGAGCCGCGCTTCCGGCTGGCCGCGAGCGGCGGCTCGCTCGACGAGCTCGTCGACGCGGCGCGCGCTCTGCCGGCGGGCAGAACGCGCCAGGCGCTGCTGGCCGTCCTCCCGCGCTGCCTGACGGCCGCGGCGGGCCTGGCCGCCGACGCGGTCAGCGCCGACGCGGCGGCGGCGCCACAGCAGCGGATGCAGTTCGGCAAGAGCGTGCCGTACGCGCCCGGCGGTTCGGATCCGCTGGGCCCCTTCGCGCCCTGCCCGGCGGGCGGAAGAGGGTGCGGCATCGCCGGATGTCCCGGGTTGGCAATCGGATGGCACAGCACAGCGAGGTCACAGCGATGGGGCAGCAGCATCTAACCGACGGCATGTTGGCGCGCGAGCGCGTCGCCAACGTCCGCAAGCACTGGGTGCGCCTGGTCACGGCGTGCAACAGCCGCTGCGTCTTCTGTCTCGACACCGACACGCCGCGCGGCGTCTACCTGCCCGAGGACGAGGTGCGGCGCGAGCTGATCCGCGGCCGCACCGAGCTGAACGCCGACAAGGTGATCCTCTCCGGCGGCGAGGGGTCGATCCATCCCAAGTTCATCGACTTCATCCGCTTCGCCAAGGAGCTCGGGTACAGCCGCATCCAGACCGTCACCAACGGCGTGATGCTGTCGAAGCGGGAGTTCTACAACGCCGCCGTCGAGGCCGGCCTGGGCGAGATCACCTACAGCCTGCACGGCCACACGCCCGAGCTGCACGACCGCCTCACCGCGACGCCGGGCGCCTTCCACAAGCTGATGAAGGGGATGATGCGCGCCATCCGCGAGGGCCGCATCATCGTCAACGTCGACGTCTGCATCAACAAGCAGAACGTCCCCTACATCGACCAGATCGTCGATCTCTGCCTGCAGGTCGGGGTGCGCGAGTTCGACCTCCTGCACGTGATCCCGCAGGGCGTGGCGTTCGAGAACCGCAAGGACCTGTTCTACGATCCGATCGAGCACCTGCCGCGGCTGCACAAGGTGTTCCGCCTCAACCGCCACCCCGGCGTGGTGATCTGGACCAACCGCTTCCCGCTCGAATTCCTCGAGGGCCTCGAGGACCTCATCCAGGATCCGCACAAGATGCTCGACGAGGTGAACGGGCGCCGCTTCCAGGTGCGCAGGTACCTCGACGAGGGCACGCCGCTCGAGTGCCGCGACATCGAGCGCTGCCAGTACTGTTTCATCGAGTCGTTCTGCACCAGCGCCGACCGCATCATCGCGCGCCAGAACCAGGCGACGTGGGACGTCTGGTGGATCGGCAAGCCGGACGGCGCGGCGACCACCGCGGCGCTGAGCCGTGCGACCCTGCCCTTCGGCTCGCGCCACGTCGGCCTCGAGGTCGACGACCTCGCCGACCTCGAACACCTGCCGGTCGCGCAGGACATCGGCATCTACGTCAGGCCGCAGACGATCACCCGCATGGTCGAGCGCGACGTCGTGACCAATCGTCTGGTCATCGTCGCCCGCGAGGCGGCGCATCTCGACGCGCTGCTCGCCGGCGCCGGTCTGCCGGACGGCGTGCGGGTCGAGATCGAGCTCAACGTCTCGACCGGCCCGTGGCTGCTGGCGCATCGCGATCGCGTCGCGGCGCTGCTCGACCGCATCCACCTGCGCCAGCCGACCTACGAGCTCATGAAGGACGCCGTCGCCAACGACGTCCGCCATCCGAAGGGGTTCTTCGAGCAACTGGCGCTGCCCATCCCGGTGAGCGGCCTGCCCGCCTGCATGACGCCGGGAGCGCGGCTGGCCGAGGGCCTGGCGGTGCTGCGGCAGACGATGTTCGATCCGGAGACCGGGCGCCTCGCCACCCGGGAGCTGGCGCGCGCCCACGTCGTCGACGGCTACACCGGCAAGTCGCTGCGCTGCCGCGACTGCCGGGTCACCGATCGCTGCGAGGGGGCGCACATCAACTTCATCCGCGACCAGGGTTTCCGGGAGATGGAGCCGCTGCGCGAGGGCCCGTGGGCCGACGCCGCCGAGGCGCAACTGCTGGCGCTGCACCCCGAGAAGCCGTCCCGCCTGCGCGACGGCCGCCCGCTCGAACCGGTGGCGCCGAGCCTTCCCGGCTACGCCCCCGCCCAGCCGGCGCCGGAGGAGCCGCTCATCGAATTCGGCCGCAAAGCGAAGGAGGCGAAGGAACGCCGCCGCCTCGAGTTCGAAGCGGCGCAGCCAGTGCCGGAGAACTGAACAAAAAAGACTTCACACGGAGAACGGAGAAGCGGAGCGGCGCGGCCGAGGACGGGTTTCTCCGTTGCTCCGTTCTCCGTGTGAAAAAGAAATCAGCGATGGCCAATCTCGGATACCTGCAGCTCACCCGGAACTGCTACCAGAAGTGCCAGTTCTGCAGTAACCCGCCGACCGGCGTGCATCTCGACGAGGCGGAGATGCGCGCCAACATCGATCAGCTCGTCGAGATGGGCTACGACGGCGTCATCCTGACCGGCGGCGAGCCGAGCATCTCGGAGCTGCTGCTGCCGGCGCTGCGATATGCGCGGGAGCGCCGACTGTTCAGCCGCATGATCACCAACGGCCAGAAGCTCGCCGACCGGGACTTCTTCCGCGAGTGCGTCGATGCCGGGCTGACGCACATCCACGTCTCGTTGCACAGCTACCGGCGCGAGGTGCACGACTACATCACGCAGTACCCGGGGGCCTGGGATCTGCTGGTCGACTGCCTCGCGCTCGTGCCGGAGATGGGCATCACCTCCGACATCAACACGGTGATCAACGTCTACAACTGCGACCACCTGCACGAGACCGTGCAGTGGATCTGCGAGACCTTTCCGCACATCCGCCACTTCGTCTGGAACAACATGGATCCGGACGGCAACCGCGCCGAGCAGCACCCCGACTGCATTCCGCGCCACTACGAGTTCCAGGTCTCGCTCGAGCGGGCGATGGACTACCTGGTCAGCACCGGGCGCAGCTTCCGCGCCGAGCGCGTGCCGCTCTGCTACATGCGCCGCTTCGCCTGGGCCTCCACCGAGACGCGCAAGATCGTCAAGGAGGAGGAGCGCTGCATCCGCTTCCTCGACTTCAAGGGCTTCATCCACCAGAAGGAGTTCCTGCACGGCAAGGGCGCCGCCTGCGATGTCTGCCGCTTCGATCCCATCTGCGCCGGCATGTTCTCCATGGCCAAGACGTTCGACGAGCGCGAGCAGTCGCCGATCTTCGACGACCCCACCGACGTCATCGCCGCCGTGCTCGGGCACGCGCCGTCGCCGGAGCTGATGGCACGGCTGCAGGCGCGGCGCGGCCGGCGCTCGAAGACCGAGCAGCCGTCGCAGGCCAAACGGGAGCAGGCCCTGCAGCGAGCGCTGTGAGCATGGCGCGATTCCTCTTCGTCAACCCGCCGCTGGTCCTCGACGAGGACTTCATCGACTACCCGTACTTCGCCAATCACGGGTTGCTCGCCTGCGCCGGCCTGGCGGCGAGCCGCGGCGCGCGGGTCGAGGTGTACGACGCCTTCGCGCTGCCCGAATCGGGTCGCCATCCGCGGCTCGCCGGCGGCTGGACCCTCGGCATCGACCACGGCGACTTCGTCGCCGGCCTGCCGGACAAGCCTTACGACGTGGTGGTGCTCGGCGCCTCGGTGTTCGTCCGCATCGAGGACGCCCACCAGGAAACGCGCGACCTCATCCGCGCCCTCCGCGACCAGTACCCGCACGCCGTGCTGCTGCTCAGCGACGGCTACGTCGGCGGCCAGCACTACATGAGCTACGACGGCGCCGCCGTGCTCGCCGCCTATCCCGAGCTCGACGCGATCCTCAAGTATCCCGGCGAACGCCGCTTCGGCGATCCCGACGCGCTGGCGCAATTGCGCGGCGTCCGCCAGGTGCTCGAGGACGGCGGCGCCCGCCCCGGCGATCCGCACGCCGCGTTCTACCTGCTCGACGAGATCGACACCGTCGCTTTCGACCGCTTCCTCGGCCGCTGCTTCGACGGCCGCTGGCAGAACACCTTCGGCATCGGCCCCGGCACCCGCTCGCTGCTCACCAGCATGGGCTGCCCGCACCGCTGCATCTTCTGCACCAGCAACCCGGGATGGCGGACGAACGGGCGCAAGCTCTACCAGCCGATCCCGCTGCAGCGGCTGCAGCACTGGACGTATCTGCTGCACGCGGTGTTCGGCGCGCGGAAGCTGCTCGTCCTCGACGAGATGGTGAACGTGCGGCCCGACTTCAACGCCATGCTGCGCGTCTTCAACGACCTCGGCCTGACCTACGACTTCCCCAACGGCATGCGCGCCGACCACCTCGATCGCGAGGATCTCGAGCTCATGGTCGGGAGGGTGACGACGCTCAGCATCTCCGCCGAGAGCGCCACCCAGGAGGATCTCGACGGGCCGATCGGCAAGGGGCAGAAGCTCGACGCCATCTACCGCGTCGCCCAGTGGTGCCACGAGCTCGGCATCCCGCTCATGTCGCACTACATCATCGGCTTCCCCTGGGAGACGCCGGCGCACGTCACCCGGACGCTGGAGATGGCGTACGAGCTGCACGACAAGTACGGCGTCTGGCCGTCGATGCAGTTCGCGACCCCGATCCGCGGCACGCAACTGCACGAACAGTGCGTGCAGCTCGGGCTGGTCGACGAGGCCGGCATCGACCTCAAGGACGGCGCCCTCTTCCAGCACAAGCCGGCCTACGAGCCGCCGCACTGCCCGCCGGGCTACCTCGCCCGGGCGCGCGCCGCCTTCGACACCAAGATCGCCGCCCGCGCGGCGCGGAAGCTGATCGTCAACATCACCTACAAGTGCGCCAACCGGTGCGTCTTCTGCGCCACCGGCGACCGCATCACGGCGGCGCTGGAGTGGCAGAGGATCGACGCCATCCTGCGCCAGCATCGCGACGAGGGCACCGAGCTCCTCGACATCGACGGCGGGGAGCCGACCACCCACCCTCGGCTGATCGACGCCATCACGCTGGCGCGCGACCTCGGCTACCGCGCCATCAACGTCACCAGCAACGGCCGCCTGCTGCGCGACCGCGCGCTCGCCGACCGGCTGGTCAACAGCGGCATCACCCACCTGCTGATCTCGGTGCACGGGCCGGACGCCGCCGTGCACGACGCCGCGGTGGACGTGCCCGGCGCCTTCGATCAGACGATGGCCGGCATCGACAACGTGATGGCGCTGCGGCCGGCGCACGTCGACACCGGCATGAACGTCACCATCGTGCGCGGCAACGTCGACCACCTGCTGCCGCTGGCCGCGCTGGCGATCGCCAAGGGCTTCGGCAAGATCAACTTCCAGCTCACCACGCCGTTCGGGCGCGCCTGGGAAGACGTGGTGCCGCCCCTCGACGAGGCGGCGCAGGCGGTGATGCGGGTGATCGACCGCTACGCCGACCAGATCCCGATCCACGTCATCAACGCCCAGCTCTGCGCCTTCCCCGGCTACGAACAGTACGTCGCCGGCGACCTGCAGAAGCTCGGCCGGACGATGATCTTCGCCGCCGACCCGCGCTTTCCCGAGCAGGTCAATCTGCACGACTGGCTGGGCGCCAAGCGCGAGAAGCGCGAGGTCTGCCACACCTGCCCGTGGACCACGGTGTGCGAGGGCTTCCAGGTGTTCGCGCAGGAGAAGCCGGACATGCGCGTCGAGCGCGCCCGCCCGGTGGTGGCGGTGGCCTGACGATGACCGCGGTCAAGCTGCGCGACCAGTGGTGCGAGTACCAGGACGTGCTCGTGGACGTCATGATCGGCTACGCCTGCAACGTCCAGTGCGATTACTGCTCGATCACCGACGAGATGCGGCGCGAGAACATGCTGACGCCGGCGATCATGGACATCCTGCGCGACGCCCGGGCGCGCGGCGCCACCAAGGTCGCCTTCGGCGGCGGCGAGCCGACCATCCGCCGCAGCCTGCTGCCACTCGTGCGCTGGTGCCGCGACCGCGGCTGGACGTCGATCAAGGTGTCGTCGAACGCGCTGCTCTACTCGTACGCCGACTATGCGAAGGAGGCGAGCGAGGCCGGGATCACGACTTTCCACATCTCGTTCATGGCGCACACGCCCGAGCTCTACGCCAGGATCATGGGCCGCGCCGACGCGATGGCGCTGGCGACCCAGGGCCTCTCGAACCTGATCGGACTCGGCCACAAGCCGGTCGGCGACCTGATCATCAAGAGCGACACCTGGATGCACCTGCCCGACATCGTCGAGCACTGGGCGCGCCTGGGAGTGGAGAAGTTCAACCTCTGGCTGGTCTCGCTGTCCGACCGCAACAAGCACAACCTCGCCTCGCTGCTGCCGGTGAGCGAGATGCGCGACGGCATCGTCGGCGCCTTCGAGCGCGGCCGCCAGCTCGGCGTGACGGTGCTGTCCCGCCACATCCCGCGCTGCCTGCTGTACGGCTACGAGGAGCACATCGCCGACCTGCGCGACGACAAGGTGCTGGTGGTGACCCCGCACTCCACCTTCGCGCTGTGGGAATCGCGCATCTCGCCCAACGCCTACAGCCCGAAGTGCGACGGCTGCATCCACCACCACGGCATCTGCCTCGGCGCCCGCCAGGATTACCTGGAGCGCTACGGCGATTTCGAATTCCAGCCCGAATACGCCACGCGCGCGACCGCGTGAAACGGGAAAGCTGAGAGTAGAGGATAAATCTTTCACACGGAGGCACGGAGACACGGAGACGGACGTGATTCCTCCGTGTCTCCGTGCCTCCGTGTGAAAATTCTGTGAAAGAGAGTACCGAGCCCATGTCCCAGCCCCAGATCGAAACCCTCGACCCGCAGACCGCGACCATGACGTTGTCGCTCGACGTCGGCCTCTATCCGCGCGACGTGCTGTACGCGGCGGCGTACGTCTTCCTCGATCGCGCCTACGTGCTGCTCGACCGCGACGGCGCCCGCTACCTCGTCCACCTGCGCGGCAAGCAGGCCACCGACGAGCCGACCCTGCGCGCCATGGCCGGCGAGCTCGCCAACGAGCTGCTCGCGCAGGCCCTGCGCCTGCGGGTGGTGCGCCAGAACCAGAAGCTGATCGAGGACATCGCCAGCCTCGCCATCTCCAGCGCCGCCGGCGGCGCGGTCCACGGCGACGAGTCGGCGCTGATCGACCTCCAGGATCCGGGCGACGACGGCTTCCTCGACGACCCGCTCGGCATCGCCGTGCCCTGGGAGGCCAAGAAGGGAGCCGGCGAGCAATGAGCGCCGCGACCGCGACCGTGCGCCTGCACCGCGCCCTCTATGCCGAGGACGGCATCCGCCGCGCGGCGGAGACGTTCACCGATTTCGCCGCCTTCGCGGTACGCGCCGACGGCGATCACTGGGTGGTCGACGTCAGCGACATCGACCAGGAGGTCGACGGCGACGTGGTCGCCGAGTTCTGCAACTTCGCCCTCGCCAACACCGCCATCCGCAGGAAGTACGCCAATGCTTGAGAGCGCCTCCACCAGCGGCGCGCCGCCCCTGCTGCCGCGCGGCCGCCAGGTCGACCTCGCCGCCCTCTCGGACCCCAGCCGCTGGCAGCCCGAGTACGCGGTGCCCTTCAATCAACGGGTCATCGGCCGCAAGATCGTCATCAGCAACGACCTCGGCGATTGGCTGATGCTCAGCCAGGAGGAGTTCCGCGATTTCATCGAGGGCCGCCCGCAGCCCGGCGAGCCGCTGTTCGAGAAGCTCGCGCGCGCCAACTTCATCGCCGACCGCGTCGACCTCAACGCCCAGGCGCAGCGCTGGCGGCGCAAGAAACAGTACCTGTATGCCGGCCCGACCCTGCACGCGTTCGTGCTCACCCACCGCTGCAACCACGGCTGCCAGTACTGCCACAGCTCGAT
Coding sequences within it:
- a CDS encoding radical SAM protein, whose product is MGQQHLTDGMLARERVANVRKHWVRLVTACNSRCVFCLDTDTPRGVYLPEDEVRRELIRGRTELNADKVILSGGEGSIHPKFIDFIRFAKELGYSRIQTVTNGVMLSKREFYNAAVEAGLGEITYSLHGHTPELHDRLTATPGAFHKLMKGMMRAIREGRIIVNVDVCINKQNVPYIDQIVDLCLQVGVREFDLLHVIPQGVAFENRKDLFYDPIEHLPRLHKVFRLNRHPGVVIWTNRFPLEFLEGLEDLIQDPHKMLDEVNGRRFQVRRYLDEGTPLECRDIERCQYCFIESFCTSADRIIARQNQATWDVWWIGKPDGAATTAALSRATLPFGSRHVGLEVDDLADLEHLPVAQDIGIYVRPQTITRMVERDVVTNRLVIVAREAAHLDALLAGAGLPDGVRVEIELNVSTGPWLLAHRDRVAALLDRIHLRQPTYELMKDAVANDVRHPKGFFEQLALPIPVSGLPACMTPGARLAEGLAVLRQTMFDPETGRLATRELARAHVVDGYTGKSLRCRDCRVTDRCEGAHINFIRDQGFREMEPLREGPWADAAEAQLLALHPEKPSRLRDGRPLEPVAPSLPGYAPAQPAPEEPLIEFGRKAKEAKERRRLEFEAAQPVPEN
- the hxsD gene encoding His-Xaa-Ser system protein HxsD encodes the protein MSQPQIETLDPQTATMTLSLDVGLYPRDVLYAAAYVFLDRAYVLLDRDGARYLVHLRGKQATDEPTLRAMAGELANELLAQALRLRVVRQNQKLIEDIASLAISSAAGGAVHGDESALIDLQDPGDDGFLDDPLGIAVPWEAKKGAGEQ
- a CDS encoding radical SAM protein; its protein translation is MANLGYLQLTRNCYQKCQFCSNPPTGVHLDEAEMRANIDQLVEMGYDGVILTGGEPSISELLLPALRYARERRLFSRMITNGQKLADRDFFRECVDAGLTHIHVSLHSYRREVHDYITQYPGAWDLLVDCLALVPEMGITSDINTVINVYNCDHLHETVQWICETFPHIRHFVWNNMDPDGNRAEQHPDCIPRHYEFQVSLERAMDYLVSTGRSFRAERVPLCYMRRFAWASTETRKIVKEEERCIRFLDFKGFIHQKEFLHGKGAACDVCRFDPICAGMFSMAKTFDEREQSPIFDDPTDVIAAVLGHAPSPELMARLQARRGRRSKTEQPSQAKREQALQRAL
- a CDS encoding radical SAM protein, with translation MARFLFVNPPLVLDEDFIDYPYFANHGLLACAGLAASRGARVEVYDAFALPESGRHPRLAGGWTLGIDHGDFVAGLPDKPYDVVVLGASVFVRIEDAHQETRDLIRALRDQYPHAVLLLSDGYVGGQHYMSYDGAAVLAAYPELDAILKYPGERRFGDPDALAQLRGVRQVLEDGGARPGDPHAAFYLLDEIDTVAFDRFLGRCFDGRWQNTFGIGPGTRSLLTSMGCPHRCIFCTSNPGWRTNGRKLYQPIPLQRLQHWTYLLHAVFGARKLLVLDEMVNVRPDFNAMLRVFNDLGLTYDFPNGMRADHLDREDLELMVGRVTTLSISAESATQEDLDGPIGKGQKLDAIYRVAQWCHELGIPLMSHYIIGFPWETPAHVTRTLEMAYELHDKYGVWPSMQFATPIRGTQLHEQCVQLGLVDEAGIDLKDGALFQHKPAYEPPHCPPGYLARARAAFDTKIAARAARKLIVNITYKCANRCVFCATGDRITAALEWQRIDAILRQHRDEGTELLDIDGGEPTTHPRLIDAITLARDLGYRAINVTSNGRLLRDRALADRLVNSGITHLLISVHGPDAAVHDAAVDVPGAFDQTMAGIDNVMALRPAHVDTGMNVTIVRGNVDHLLPLAALAIAKGFGKINFQLTTPFGRAWEDVVPPLDEAAQAVMRVIDRYADQIPIHVINAQLCAFPGYEQYVAGDLQKLGRTMIFAADPRFPEQVNLHDWLGAKREKREVCHTCPWTTVCEGFQVFAQEKPDMRVERARPVVAVA
- the hxsA4 gene encoding His-Xaa-Ser repeat protein HxsA4; this translates as MSEKKNGLPALRKTPLDFLSQEEARQAVKPVTAVDAGEAAAAVRQEPHNEKLLLAQHMSHASHGSHGSHGSHGSHGSHGSHGSHGSHGSHGSHGSHGSHGSHGSHGSW
- a CDS encoding radical SAM protein, with product MTAVKLRDQWCEYQDVLVDVMIGYACNVQCDYCSITDEMRRENMLTPAIMDILRDARARGATKVAFGGGEPTIRRSLLPLVRWCRDRGWTSIKVSSNALLYSYADYAKEASEAGITTFHISFMAHTPELYARIMGRADAMALATQGLSNLIGLGHKPVGDLIIKSDTWMHLPDIVEHWARLGVEKFNLWLVSLSDRNKHNLASLLPVSEMRDGIVGAFERGRQLGVTVLSRHIPRCLLYGYEEHIADLRDDKVLVVTPHSTFALWESRISPNAYSPKCDGCIHHHGICLGARQDYLERYGDFEFQPEYATRATA
- a CDS encoding HxsD-like protein, whose amino-acid sequence is MSAATATVRLHRALYAEDGIRRAAETFTDFAAFAVRADGDHWVVDVSDIDQEVDGDVVAEFCNFALANTAIRRKYANA